Proteins from a genomic interval of Zingiber officinale cultivar Zhangliang chromosome 1B, Zo_v1.1, whole genome shotgun sequence:
- the LOC122050797 gene encoding uncharacterized protein LOC122050797, which translates to MELGSPNNGESLDCSPARDRIGNSNSGPGPDAPGGYFFSCPASPVHYVLSSPPYSFSSDAAPSPTTVDDGWSAGPFEFDGAVSGGTMTSADELFLDGQIRPLRISSYLLRPQRLAPLLDGDEEEGEMTAEEEDGRWRGMRSRSRSLHRRTRSMSPLRSPRFQWQEEKMEKQEDANELEVLDKDPKEAVAETPPESEPSSRSSSTSSTSPGGRSSKSWIFLKDLLLHRSKSEGSGSDKDKFWRSISFSPSAKPKPQFPSSSASTPASVASSPAAAERIKPRCSKRPTNGVSTRRRPPAASLSPHERHYTVRRAQAEEMRHRTFLPYRPGLLSCLGFSSQSYSSAFDSLTKALNPVTSR; encoded by the coding sequence ATGGAGCTCGGTAGCCCTAACAATGGTGAATCCCTGGACTGCTCCCCTGCGCGCGATCGCATTGGCAACTCTAATTCCGGCCCTGGTCCGGATGCGCCCGGTGGCTACTTCTTCAGCTGCCCCGCCAGCCCCGTCCACTACGTTCTCTCCTCCCCTCCTTATTCCTTCTCCTCCGACGCCGCACCTTCCCCTACCACGGTCGACGACGGATGGTCTGCAGGACCCTTCGAGTTCGACGGTGCCGTCAGCGGAGGGACGATGACCTCCGCCGACGAGCTTTTCCTCGACGGCCAGATCCGCCCCTTGAGGATCTCCTCGTACCTTCTTCGCCCTCAGCGCCTCGCGCCTCTGCTGGATGGCGACGAGGAGGAAGGAGAGATGACCGCGGAGGAGGAGGATGGAAGGTGGAGAGGAATGAGGTCGCGGAGCAGATCCCTACACCGAAGGACTAGATCCATGTCCCCCCTTCGAAGCCCTCGGTTCCAGTGGCAAGAGGAAAAGATGGAGAAGCAAGAAGACGCGAACGAGCTCGAAGTTCTCGACAAAGACCCGAAAGAAGCAGTGGCGGAGACGCCGCCGGAATCCGAGCCATCCTCCCGCTCCTCCTCCACCTCTTCCACCTCCCCCGGCGGCAGGAGCTCCAAGAGTTGGATCTTTCTCAAAGATCTCCTCCTCCACCGGAGCAAAAGCGAAGGGAGCGGCTCCGACAAGGATAAATTCTGGCGCTCGATCTCCTTCTCCCCGTCCGCCAAACCAAAGCCCCAATTTCCGAGCTCCTCCGCCTCAACCCCGGCGTCAGTCGCTTCGTCTCCGGCAGCAGCAGAGAGGATCAAGCCACGGTGCTCGAAGAGACCGACGAACGGGGTATCAACGAGGCGGAGGCCGCCTGCTGCGTCGCTGTCGCCGCACGAGAGGCATTACACTGTTCGCCGCGCTCAGGCGGAAGAGATGAGGCACCGGACGTTCCTGCCGTACCGCCCAGGCCTGCTTAGCTGCTTGGGCTTCAGTTCGCAAAGCTACAGCAGCGCCTTCGACAGCCTCACCAAGGCCCTCAATCCCGTCACCTCACGGTAA
- the LOC122050808 gene encoding protein DEHYDRATION-INDUCED 19 homolog 2-like, translating to MESDAWSRFSAAASKRHQAALQSRYVDASRDPSLRSWRDLFLGFEELDGGEDDLRTEYPCPFCSEDFDFVGLCCHIDDEHPAEARNVVCPICAASVGVDLVGHLMTQHGNFFKIQRRRKYHKGSSASHTMLSLFRKDLREGNLHTLLGGSSHRVPPPAATDSFISSLIYTLSLDESSKEGQAESLSEGNLTSNNSDENLVERVEPSLTDKDQKERARRSMFVQELVLSTIFDSTL from the exons ATGGAATCCGATGCGTGGAGTCGGTTCTCCGCAGCTGCGTCGAAGCGCCACCAGGCCGCGCTGCAGTCGCGTTACGTCGACGCGTCCCGAGATCCAAGTCTTCGCAGCTGGAGAG ATCTGTTTCTTGGGTTTGAGGAGCTCGATGGCGGTGAAGATGATCTCCGCACGGAGTACCCCTGCCCATTCTGCTCCGAGGATTTCGATTTCGTCGGCCTCTGCTGTCACATCGATGACGAGCACCCTGCGGAGGCTAGGAATGTG GTATGCCCTATTTGTGCAGCTAGTGTAGGAGTTGACTTGGTTGGACACTTGATGACACAAcatggaaatttcttcaag ATACAACGTAGGAGAAAATATCATAAAGGATCATCAGCTTCTCATACAATGCTTTCCCTATTTCGGAAGGATCTGAGAGAAGGCAATTTACATACTCTTCTAGGGGGATCTTCTCATAGGGTTCCTCCTCCAGCAGCAACTGATTCATTTATATCATCACTAATTTACACGTTGTCTTTGGATGAATCATCAAAAGAAGGACAAGCAGAATCTTTGAGTGAAGGAAACCTTACCAGCAATAATTCTGATGAAAACTTGGTTGAGAG GGTTGAACCATCCCTAACTGACAAGGATCAGAAAGAGAGAGCAAGAAGGAGCATGTTTGTACAAGAGCTTGTTCTGTCTACCATCTTCGACAGCACATTGTGA
- the LOC122050817 gene encoding probable galacturonosyltransferase-like 7 translates to MKSRQSFLRFLGLDGFFPLASRVKRVLLRWRLLPGQAFALGSTNPCGSRSVAESLLLRFALAGIKGAVVFLLVSALSRLADSFDFKTRRRRRWRKGWGGGSRRGGGTLRWVVRLSGLCSAAMVMVLLAPSLQSFPPAEAIRSSQYLRFPGGGYNHRLAASAIETKGFSFRQAPWFYNAADCEPPSANGSSVCDSSLVHVAITLDEEYLRGSIAAVHSVLTHTQCPESVFFHFLVSELGLESVVRSAFPGLRFKVYYFDPDRVRWLISTSVRQALDQPLNYARNYLADILERCVSRVIYLDSDLVVVDDISKLWRKGLGSRAVGAPEYCHANFTKYFTYRFWSNKRLAATFSGRRPCYFNTGVMVLDLVRWRRAGYTRRIERWMVVQKRGATSGGAGRIYELGSLPPFLLVFAGQVAPIEHRWNLHGLGGDNVNGSCRNLHPGPVSLLHWSGKGKPWSRLDSNQPCPLDHLWAPYDLYGFAAI, encoded by the coding sequence ATGAAGTCAAGGCAGAGCTTCCTTCGCTTCCTTGGCCTCGATGGATTCTTCCCCCTCGCTTCTAGGGTTAAGCGCGTTTTGCTTCGCTGGCGATTGCTTCCAGGCCAAGCTTTCGCACTCGGGAGCACAAACCCTTGTGGATCGCGATCGGTAGCGGAGTCGCTTCTCCTCCGTTTCGCACTGGCGGGGATCAAAGGCGCCGTTGTCTTCCTCCTTGTGTCGGCGCTTTCCCGCCTCGCTGATAGCTTCGATTTCAAGACTCGGCGGCGGCGTCGGTGGCGGAAGGGTTGGGGCGGAGGAAGCCGCCGGGGTGGAGGAACTCTACGATGGGTCGTCCGCCTCTCCGGCTTGTGCTCCGCTGCCATGGTGATGGTGTTGTTGGCCCCCTCCCTCCAGTCGTTCCCCCCGGCCGAGGCCATTCGGTCCTCCCAGTACCTGAGGTTTCCCGGCGGTGGGTACAACCACCGTCTAGCCGCCTCCGCTATCGAGACCAAAGGGTTCTCCTTCCGGCAAGCGCCCTGGTTTTACAATGCCGCCGACTGCGAGCCCCCGTCTGCTAACGgcagttccgtctgcgattcctcgTTGGTCCATGTCGCAATCACCCTCGACGAGGAGTACCTACGGGGCTCAATCGCGGCGGTTCACTCGGTGCTGACGCACACCCAGTGTCCAGAGAGCGTTTTTTTCCATTTCTTGGTTTCGGAGCTGGGTCTGGAGTCGGTGGTGCGCTCGGCCTTTCCAGGACTCCGATTCAAGGTGTATTACTTCGATCCGGACCGCGTCCGCTGGCTGATTTCGACGTCGGTGAGGCAGGCCCTGGATCAGCCCCTTAACTACGCGCGTAACTATCTGGCGGACATTCTTGAGCGGTGCGTTAGCCGTGTGATCTACCTCGACTCCGATCTGGTGGTGGTGGATGACATCTCCAAGCTGTGGCGGAAGGGATTGGGATCGAGGGCCGTGGGTGCGCCGGAGTACTGCCATGCCAACTTCACCAAGTACTTCACCTACAGATTCTGGTCTAACAAGCGCCTCGCAGCCACATTTTCGGGCCGCCGACCTTGTTACTTCAACACCGGAGTGATGGTGCTTGACCTTGTTCGGTGGCGGCGCGCGGGGTACACGCGGCGGATAGAACGATGGATGGTGGTGCAGAAGAGGGGCGCCACGTCTGGTGGAGCAGGGCGAATCTACGAGCTGGGGTCGCTGCCTCCCTTTCTCCTTGTATTTGCAGGTCAAGTCGCTCCCATCGAGCACAGGTGGAACCTGCACGGGCTCGGCGGAGACAACGTGAACGGCAGCTGCCGGAATCTCCACCCGGGGCCAGTGAGCCTCCTCCATTGGAGCGGCAAGGGCAAGCCTTGGTCGCGGCTCGACTCAAACCAACCTTGCCCGCTCGACCACCTCTGGGCGCCCTACGACCTCTACGGTTTCGCTGCCATTTGA